From the genome of Saccharospirillaceae bacterium, one region includes:
- a CDS encoding IS66 family insertion sequence element accessory protein TnpB has protein sequence MRKHRTPEQWQTLVDQQRACGLSAPQFCKQEEIGCASFCNWRKRLSDPSTDESSGPGEAGFLDLSSLMSNSPSSGPGWNIVLSLGNGVELRLSQNG, from the coding sequence ATGAGAAAGCACCGTACTCCAGAACAGTGGCAGACCCTGGTTGATCAGCAGCGCGCCTGCGGCTTGTCAGCGCCGCAGTTTTGTAAACAGGAGGAGATCGGTTGCGCCAGCTTCTGTAACTGGCGCAAGCGCCTGTCCGATCCGTCGACTGATGAGTCGTCAGGTCCCGGTGAAGCCGGTTTTCTGGATCTCTCGTCGTTGATGAGCAACTCTCCATCCTCCGGCCCAGGCTGGAACATTGTGCTTAGCCTCGGCAACGGCGTGGAACTGCGGCTGAGCCAGAACGGATGA